A genome region from Dolichospermum compactum NIES-806 includes the following:
- the ilvN gene encoding acetolactate synthase small subunit: MKHTLSVIVEDEAGVLSRIASLFARRGFNIESLAVGPAEQNGVSRITMVVPGDDRIIEQLTKQLYKLVNVLKVQDITEIPCVERELMLLKVNATSSNRSEIIELSQIFRARIVDVAEDSLTLEVVGDPGKMVAIVQVLQKFGLREIARTGKISLTRESGVNTELLKSLQAKV; this comes from the coding sequence ATGAAACATACGCTGTCAGTTATTGTGGAAGATGAAGCGGGGGTTCTATCCCGCATTGCTAGTTTATTTGCTCGTCGGGGTTTTAATATTGAAAGCCTGGCTGTGGGACCTGCGGAACAGAATGGAGTATCCCGAATTACGATGGTTGTCCCTGGCGATGATCGCATTATTGAGCAACTTACTAAACAACTATATAAGTTGGTTAATGTTCTCAAAGTGCAGGATATTACAGAAATTCCTTGTGTAGAAAGAGAATTGATGCTTCTCAAGGTCAATGCTACTAGCAGTAATCGTTCGGAGATTATTGAATTGTCTCAAATTTTCCGAGCGCGAATTGTGGATGTGGCTGAAGATTCTTTGACCTTGGAAGTTGTGGGTGATCCTGGTAAAATGGTGGCGATTGTGCAAGTGCTACAAAAATTTGGATTGAGAGAAATTGCTCGCACAGGTAAAATTTCTCTGACTCGTGAATCGGGTGTGAATACTGAATTACTGAAGTCGTTACAAGCAAAAGTCTAG
- a CDS encoding polysaccharide biosynthesis protein codes for MNILFFLSHFTVQKTIKTLSNQLSKVRNRHWFIFDITIFAMTPLLALSLRLDGDINLQEYISQLEVATILFLVVKLIVFWGCGFYKRYWRYASIEEVIYIVMLMTGVIVIQTTLFNILDKTFNMLLSNLPQSLPILEGILSGICVIALRFSVRVVERVNHRQKISKHRERVLIIGAGSAGVSLAEDMQRNPQFGVYPVGFIDDAIKKQHIHLRGIPVLGDRSKISEVIKTLKIQKIIIAMPTVSGQIIREIVDICQANGVQPSTLPGIHEILNSRVRLDSIRDIKIEDLLRREPIHIDIKRVSTFIKNKTVLITGSGGSIGSELCRQIFRCHPAKIILIGHGENSVFNIQQELEQLIQIINNGKLAINIPLPQIYTFIADIRVKSRLEHAFERFKPDVIFHAAAHKHVPLMELNPAEAITNNVIGTRNLLQVALQYNVEHFVMISTDKAVNPTNVMGASKRVAEMLVLQAAKQSGKSYVAVRFGNVLGSRGSVVPTFQKQILAGGPITVTHPDICRYFMTIPEAVQLVLQASVLGRSGEVLMLNMGEPVKIVDLAKELIHLSGYEVNKDIDIVFTGLRPGEKLFEELFVEGEEYEKTEHEKLLVVKNASQIIPSYLDMTVETLLGAAAKNDTPYIMLLLSQLVAGYKPKYLEKNGSGDTEINTVFIPISNSNILANTEPQGV; via the coding sequence GTGAATATCCTGTTTTTCCTCTCTCATTTTACTGTTCAGAAAACAATTAAAACTCTATCTAATCAATTAAGTAAAGTTAGAAATAGACATTGGTTTATTTTTGACATTACTATTTTTGCGATGACACCATTGTTAGCATTATCCTTGCGTTTAGATGGTGATATAAATTTGCAAGAATATATTTCACAGTTAGAAGTTGCTACAATTTTGTTTTTAGTAGTTAAACTAATTGTTTTTTGGGGATGTGGTTTTTATAAACGCTATTGGCGATATGCAAGTATTGAGGAAGTAATCTATATAGTCATGTTGATGACGGGTGTGATAGTCATCCAAACAACGCTATTTAATATATTGGATAAAACATTCAATATGCTATTAAGTAATCTTCCGCAATCACTACCAATTTTGGAGGGAATACTTTCTGGTATTTGTGTGATTGCACTACGGTTTAGTGTGCGGGTTGTAGAAAGGGTAAATCATAGACAGAAAATATCTAAGCATAGGGAGAGAGTGCTGATTATTGGTGCGGGTAGTGCGGGAGTTTCTCTTGCCGAAGATATGCAAAGAAATCCCCAGTTTGGAGTTTATCCTGTAGGATTTATTGATGACGCTATTAAAAAACAGCACATACATTTAAGAGGAATTCCTGTATTAGGCGATCGCTCTAAAATTTCCGAGGTAATCAAAACATTAAAAATTCAGAAAATTATTATTGCCATGCCTACAGTTTCCGGACAAATTATTCGAGAAATTGTTGATATTTGTCAAGCCAATGGAGTGCAACCTAGTACCTTACCAGGAATACATGAAATCCTCAATAGTCGTGTCCGGTTGGATAGTATTAGGGATATCAAAATTGAAGATTTACTCAGACGAGAACCCATTCATATAGATATTAAAAGAGTGTCTACATTTATCAAAAATAAAACTGTTTTAATTACGGGTTCAGGGGGATCAATTGGGAGTGAACTATGTCGGCAAATTTTCCGTTGTCACCCAGCTAAAATAATTCTAATTGGACATGGGGAAAATTCTGTTTTTAATATCCAACAAGAACTAGAACAGCTTATCCAAATTATCAATAATGGTAAATTAGCTATCAATATTCCGCTGCCACAGATTTATACATTTATTGCTGATATTCGGGTGAAGTCGAGGTTAGAACACGCTTTTGAGAGATTTAAACCGGATGTAATTTTTCATGCTGCTGCCCATAAACACGTTCCGCTGATGGAATTAAATCCCGCAGAAGCAATTACTAATAATGTGATTGGAACAAGGAATTTATTACAAGTAGCATTGCAATATAATGTCGAACATTTTGTGATGATTTCCACAGACAAAGCAGTTAATCCTACTAATGTAATGGGTGCGAGTAAGAGAGTAGCTGAAATGCTAGTTTTACAAGCAGCAAAACAAAGTGGTAAATCTTATGTAGCTGTGCGTTTTGGGAATGTTTTAGGGAGTCGAGGTAGCGTAGTTCCTACTTTCCAAAAACAAATTTTAGCAGGTGGACCAATTACAGTTACTCATCCCGATATTTGCCGTTACTTTATGACCATACCAGAGGCAGTGCAACTGGTTTTACAAGCATCTGTCCTGGGTCGTAGTGGTGAAGTTTTAATGCTAAATATGGGTGAACCTGTAAAAATTGTGGATTTGGCGAAGGAATTAATCCATCTTTCGGGATATGAGGTTAACAAAGATATTGACATAGTATTTACGGGGTTAAGACCGGGAGAAAAGTTATTTGAGGAACTGTTTGTTGAGGGAGAAGAGTATGAAAAAACGGAGCATGAAAAACTGTTAGTTGTGAAAAATGCCAGTCAGATTATTCCTAGTTATTTAGATATGACTGTAGAAACATTACTAGGAGCAGCAGCTAAAAATGATACGCCTTATATCATGCTATTGCTATCACAACTAGTAGCGGGGTATAAGCCTAAATATTTAGAGAAAAATGGCTCAGGAGATACTGAAATAAATACTGTTTTTATCCCAATTTCAAATAGTAATATTTTGGCAAATACTGAGCCACAAGGGGTGTAA
- a CDS encoding glycoside hydrolase family 88 protein, translated as MKQRSQKFIVTLFLATVMILWSYQKGLEGYSLDLTHIKVTGSKQEAYYIAGDKFLVAGFDMMDRYWSEIAKTDQHLLRGHLDNYLPISLKSLDYKPAKAMMGLFAESFFSARNPKTELIPFSYDAPDQFSKMGTGNKQPVDLVSKGVEICQWFPDDLNLLKKCVALAEATIKYFDFNLESGKKGGMWGWVDVKDGQPKSKVTLTQDYGAVANGLAYLSQKTGNPKFIKWANQKLEFVWDNRMNQDLALLEEQFTPTQALLRSEERSSDTDTLYYVRQLFDLHKLTGEKKYLDRAMAVTNLWYEKAWVAQWGHFIRKLNPDGKPSVNQLYGDGKYNTLYILVQAYHVTKDAKYIQRFKQAWNNLLNMGSDGFVPEYIEQGKMVNKYGLDQQQTIFLDILVAAYEASGDKEILKAAEDLGNRILQRGEKVMRMEGGQAGQAFLRLALARQKISRLQVAVGKAGTPMKVTQNGNRVLEVIVPAEVAVVYLPEGIYNLEVGKHGFSRKKNIRLGGNNNEKFSI; from the coding sequence ATGAAGCAACGTTCCCAAAAATTTATTGTTACTTTATTTTTAGCTACTGTGATGATTTTATGGTCTTACCAAAAGGGTTTAGAAGGATATAGTCTAGACCTAACTCATATCAAAGTTACAGGCAGCAAGCAAGAGGCTTACTATATCGCGGGAGATAAATTTCTCGTAGCTGGCTTTGACATGATGGATAGATATTGGAGTGAGATTGCTAAAACAGATCAGCATCTTTTGCGGGGTCACTTAGACAATTACTTACCGATCTCACTTAAGTCCTTAGATTATAAGCCCGCCAAAGCAATGATGGGTTTATTTGCTGAATCTTTCTTTTCTGCTCGCAATCCTAAGACAGAACTAATTCCCTTCTCCTATGACGCGCCAGATCAGTTTTCCAAAATGGGTACTGGGAACAAGCAACCTGTGGACTTAGTAAGTAAAGGAGTCGAAATTTGCCAGTGGTTTCCTGACGACTTAAATCTACTGAAAAAGTGTGTAGCCTTGGCGGAAGCAACTATCAAGTACTTTGACTTTAACCTGGAGTCGGGAAAGAAGGGTGGGATGTGGGGCTGGGTAGATGTGAAAGATGGCCAGCCAAAGAGCAAAGTGACGCTAACACAGGATTACGGTGCGGTAGCTAATGGGTTAGCCTATTTGTCCCAGAAAACTGGCAATCCTAAGTTTATAAAATGGGCGAATCAGAAGTTAGAGTTTGTCTGGGATAACCGAATGAACCAGGATCTGGCTTTACTAGAAGAGCAGTTCACCCCTACTCAAGCCCTCTTGCGTTCAGAGGAAAGGTCTAGCGATACAGACACCCTATACTACGTGAGGCAACTGTTCGATCTCCACAAACTGACGGGTGAAAAGAAATATCTAGATAGGGCCATGGCAGTTACGAATCTATGGTACGAGAAGGCGTGGGTCGCGCAGTGGGGTCACTTTATCCGCAAGCTTAATCCCGATGGGAAGCCCTCTGTGAATCAGCTTTATGGCGACGGTAAATACAACACTCTCTATATCCTAGTTCAAGCCTATCATGTCACCAAAGACGCTAAGTACATTCAGCGGTTCAAGCAAGCGTGGAACAATTTGCTAAATATGGGAAGCGATGGATTCGTACCGGAATATATTGAGCAAGGAAAGATGGTCAATAAGTATGGCTTAGATCAACAGCAGACTATCTTTCTGGACATCCTTGTAGCGGCCTATGAAGCCAGTGGGGATAAAGAAATCCTCAAGGCGGCAGAAGACCTAGGGAATCGGATATTGCAACGGGGCGAAAAGGTAATGCGGATGGAAGGGGGTCAAGCAGGACAAGCATTTTTGCGCCTGGCATTAGCACGGCAAAAAATCAGCCGTTTACAGGTGGCAGTAGGTAAAGCTGGTACGCCAATGAAGGTGACGCAGAACGGAAATAGGGTTCTAGAGGTTATTGTTCCCGCCGAGGTGGCAGTAGTTTATCTACCAGAAGGTATCTATAACTTAGAAGTTGGCAAGCATGGATTCAGTCGGAAAAAGAATATTCGGTTGGGTGGTAACAACAATGAGAAATTTTCTATTTAG
- a CDS encoding flippase, whose translation MWTYLLKFINLVKNFHPENRQIIDNTGWLFLGKVFRLFISLCVGTLAARYLGPDRFGTLQYALAFSSFFLPLSTSQMSKIITRDLVREPESKNKILGTAFIVQITGGILAATLSIMFIRLISPQSLYIHLLVAIVSIKFIFNSFQPIENWFESQVKSKFQVLASNLAFVIITIIKIVLIIVKAPLFLFAIIISLEAIIYSFILIFYYQIDNENIRNWRTDFKSIKYLLQESYPQFLSATAILIYSSIDQVMLGNMVGNSSVGIYSSAVIICEAWSFLPFIISSSLYPTMIKAQNLSKSVYRKKIQKIYDLTSLLSYAIIILILPLSGFLITLLYGANYQLASSILSVYIFTSLFTFQGEVMSNWIVAEGLQKLNLYAKLIGLCANIMLNLLLIPLYQGIGAAIATLISASIANYFCFLFWEKTRENAILTTKALFLPLRLLTLLQRN comes from the coding sequence GTGTGGACTTACTTACTCAAATTTATAAACCTTGTCAAAAATTTCCATCCAGAAAATCGTCAAATTATTGACAATACAGGCTGGCTTTTCTTGGGAAAAGTTTTTAGACTATTTATAAGTCTTTGCGTGGGAACATTAGCAGCACGTTATCTAGGACCCGACAGGTTTGGGACACTTCAATATGCTTTAGCTTTTTCCAGCTTTTTTCTGCCACTATCAACTTCACAAATGAGCAAGATTATAACTAGGGATCTGGTACGAGAACCAGAATCTAAGAATAAGATATTAGGGACAGCTTTTATTGTTCAAATAACTGGAGGAATCCTGGCAGCCACATTGTCAATAATGTTTATTAGGCTCATATCCCCCCAGTCTCTTTATATTCATTTGCTTGTGGCAATTGTATCTATTAAATTCATATTTAATTCTTTTCAACCAATTGAAAATTGGTTTGAGTCTCAGGTTAAATCCAAATTTCAAGTCTTAGCTAGTAATTTGGCTTTTGTGATTATAACTATCATAAAAATTGTCCTTATTATAGTTAAAGCTCCCCTGTTTTTGTTTGCAATTATCATTAGTTTAGAAGCGATAATTTATTCATTTATATTAATATTTTACTATCAAATAGATAATGAGAACATTAGAAATTGGAGAACAGATTTTAAATCAATAAAATATTTGCTACAAGAGTCATATCCTCAATTTCTATCAGCTACAGCTATTTTAATTTATTCCTCAATTGATCAGGTGATGCTAGGAAACATGGTTGGCAATAGTTCAGTCGGAATTTATTCCAGTGCCGTGATTATCTGCGAAGCCTGGTCTTTTTTACCGTTTATCATTAGTTCTTCATTATATCCAACCATGATTAAGGCTCAAAACCTGAGCAAATCTGTATACAGAAAAAAAATCCAGAAAATTTACGATTTAACTAGTCTTCTTTCCTATGCTATTATAATTTTAATCCTTCCCTTATCTGGCTTTTTGATCACCCTACTGTATGGAGCTAATTATCAATTAGCTAGTTCTATTCTTTCTGTTTATATATTTACTTCTCTATTCACATTTCAAGGAGAAGTGATGAGTAATTGGATAGTTGCAGAGGGATTGCAAAAGTTGAATTTGTACGCGAAATTAATAGGATTATGTGCAAACATTATGCTCAATCTTCTCCTAATCCCGCTTTACCAAGGGATTGGAGCAGCAATTGCAACTTTGATCTCTGCATCGATTGCAAATTATTTTTGCTTTCTTTTTTGGGAAAAAACTAGAGAAAACGCAATACTGACAACTAAGGCTTTATTCCTACCGCTGAGATTGCTAACTTTACTCCAGCGAAATTAA
- a CDS encoding glucosamine inositolphosphorylceramide transferase family protein, which produces MNFAKKIIKHFVNRKENWSIGIYVGTSLVDFVSPENIQNPVLTAKDVKDVPAEFVADPFMLNENGIWYMFFEVMNAADQKGDIALATSSDGFDWTYQQIVIDEYFHLSYPYVFKSNNEYYLIPESNEVNSIRLYKAVDFPTKWIFVKDLMSGDKYSDASVFYFQNYWWLLTSVKSSDILYLYYASDLLGTWIEHPKSPVIKGNKNIARPGGRVVVSDGKIIRYTQDDEDLYGNQVRAFEITDLTTKNYEEKQITENSIIKGSGRGWNKTGMHNIDPHKIGEHKWIACVDGYQISWNFRSRRHNFL; this is translated from the coding sequence ATGAATTTTGCCAAAAAAATTATCAAACACTTTGTCAACAGGAAAGAAAATTGGTCAATTGGCATTTATGTGGGTACATCTCTTGTTGATTTTGTTTCTCCCGAAAATATACAAAATCCAGTTTTAACAGCCAAAGATGTTAAAGATGTACCAGCCGAATTTGTTGCCGACCCGTTTATGCTAAATGAAAACGGTATTTGGTATATGTTTTTTGAAGTCATGAATGCTGCTGATCAAAAAGGTGATATCGCTTTAGCAACTAGCAGTGATGGTTTTGATTGGACTTATCAACAAATTGTAATTGATGAATATTTTCACTTATCTTATCCCTATGTATTTAAGTCGAATAATGAATACTATCTAATTCCAGAAAGTAATGAAGTCAACTCTATTCGCCTATACAAAGCAGTGGATTTTCCTACAAAATGGATTTTTGTAAAAGATTTAATGTCTGGCGATAAATATTCTGATGCTTCTGTTTTTTACTTCCAGAATTATTGGTGGCTTTTAACTTCAGTAAAAAGTAGCGATATTTTATATTTGTACTATGCAAGTGACCTTTTAGGAACTTGGATTGAACATCCTAAAAGTCCCGTTATCAAGGGCAATAAAAATATTGCTAGACCAGGAGGTAGGGTAGTAGTATCGGATGGCAAAATCATTAGATATACTCAAGATGATGAAGATTTATATGGGAATCAAGTTCGAGCATTTGAAATAACCGATCTGACAACTAAAAATTATGAAGAAAAACAAATCACCGAAAATTCAATTATTAAAGGAAGTGGCAGGGGCTGGAACAAAACAGGAATGCATAATATAGATCCTCATAAAATTGGTGAACATAAATGGATAGCCTGTGTAGATGGTTATCAAATATCTTGGAACTTCCGTAGTCGCAGGCATAATTTTTTGTGA
- a CDS encoding glycosyltransferase family 4 protein, with protein sequence MKILLVSGVYPPKIGGPSAQTQHIARNLIARNIDVHIITYGNPNSSGIIDGIPITFIDESPRQNWLDKIVRNARIYYEMNRIIGDFKPTVLHMQTMSFNLTIMTGILARCHRIPSIVKYSSDLVWDIINQDKMINVSAKNLPQQLYTFVLELLQGFLFSVYDCIWATTPLYQNRLVQHFSISNNKILLLPNFTKLQPFEAIAAARKSADYQQGVIESVPHLKPIVLLTVARLIPLKGIEICLEAISHLLDLPVSLRIIGSGSPDYELFLRDMAERLGVSNRVEFAGAVSPTHIPGEYQSADIFILASYYEAFATVLIEAMAAGLPIIASNVGGIPTVVENEVSGKLVPAGDALSLAMAIRFLVVNEEERHAMAIAAKTRAKIFDFEMGVDKLIETYKQLHVNKKINE encoded by the coding sequence ATGAAGATATTATTGGTTTCTGGTGTATATCCCCCTAAAATAGGCGGTCCATCAGCGCAAACTCAACATATTGCCCGGAACTTGATAGCTCGAAATATTGATGTACATATTATTACTTATGGTAATCCAAATTCGAGTGGTATAATTGATGGCATACCCATAACCTTTATTGATGAAAGTCCCCGTCAGAATTGGCTAGATAAAATAGTGCGTAATGCCCGAATTTATTATGAAATGAATCGTATTATTGGCGATTTCAAACCGACTGTTTTACATATGCAAACTATGAGTTTCAATTTAACGATAATGACTGGTATTTTGGCTCGTTGTCATCGAATTCCATCAATTGTAAAGTATAGTTCAGACTTAGTTTGGGATATAATTAATCAAGATAAAATGATTAACGTTTCTGCTAAGAATCTACCTCAACAGTTATATACTTTTGTACTGGAGTTACTCCAAGGGTTTTTATTCTCAGTTTATGATTGCATTTGGGCGACTACACCACTTTATCAAAACCGCCTTGTGCAGCATTTTTCTATTTCTAATAATAAGATATTACTCCTGCCAAATTTTACTAAATTGCAACCTTTTGAAGCAATTGCCGCAGCCCGTAAATCTGCGGATTATCAACAAGGAGTCATTGAATCAGTCCCTCACCTAAAACCAATTGTCTTACTCACAGTTGCTCGTTTAATTCCCTTGAAAGGAATTGAAATTTGCCTTGAGGCAATTTCTCATCTGCTCGATCTTCCAGTTAGTCTTCGCATTATTGGTAGTGGATCTCCTGATTATGAGTTGTTTTTACGAGATATGGCAGAACGGCTTGGTGTTAGTAACCGGGTTGAGTTTGCTGGTGCAGTATCACCCACTCATATTCCTGGAGAATACCAGAGTGCAGATATATTTATCTTAGCCAGTTATTACGAAGCTTTTGCTACTGTTCTTATAGAAGCAATGGCTGCTGGTCTTCCTATCATTGCTTCTAATGTGGGTGGAATCCCAACTGTTGTAGAAAATGAAGTTTCTGGTAAACTCGTACCTGCTGGAGATGCACTCAGTCTGGCAATGGCAATACGTTTTCTGGTTGTCAATGAGGAAGAGCGCCATGCTATGGCAATTGCCGCGAAGACACGAGCAAAGATATTTGATTTTGAGATGGGTGTAGATAAACTCATTGAAACTTACAAACAGCTTCATGTTAATAAGAAAATAAATGAGTGA
- a CDS encoding BON domain-containing protein, translated as MGWLQRMFGLEKSESAQVNPISSADANTQTIEPERIGLNGKYDQSGLAKRVALAFDQDPDLDDINTLWVAQTGSIVVLKGQVPSQDILNQLVAVARTVDGTTDVDTTQVNLI; from the coding sequence ATGGGTTGGTTACAAAGAATGTTTGGCTTAGAAAAATCGGAAAGCGCTCAAGTTAATCCAATTTCTAGTGCTGATGCTAATACACAAACCATAGAGCCAGAACGTATAGGATTAAATGGAAAATATGATCAAAGTGGTTTAGCCAAGCGCGTAGCTTTAGCATTTGATCAAGATCCTGACCTTGATGATATTAATACTCTCTGGGTTGCTCAAACAGGTAGTATTGTGGTACTAAAAGGTCAAGTTCCCAGTCAGGATATTCTTAATCAACTAGTTGCTGTAGCTCGCACTGTTGATGGCACTACAGATGTTGATACTACACAAGTTAATTTGATTTAG